The genomic segment GGAGGCAAATTAAGTTGCTTAAATACCTTTAAATGCAACAAAAAAAGAATGGATCTCATAGCATGAGAAATCAAGTTAAACAGCCAGCACTGCACGTAACAGAACTATTTCCAATCACAGCAGGAGAAAATCTCTGAACCTATTAGATTACCTCAACAGAAAAAGATGGAATAAAAGGTTCCAATAGGCATGCAAGAATATGCACTAGCCCCACTGCAGTTCTCATAACAATTGAACAAGAAGGTTGGTCTTCTTTGTAAAGCTTCCAAAATTGGCTTTCCTGAATGGAAAATATCAATAAAACACATTAGAAGAAGTGCCATTAGCCAGAAAAAGAAACATATTTATAACATAGTAACTCGATAAAATAATTCCTAGAACTAGAGTTTCTCCAACTTACTTGCAGATATGCATTTCCTTCACCTGAGAGGCTCATTGCAGTTCTTAATCCTTGCTTTAATTTCACCTGCAGAAAGTCCAAAGAGTTGTAAATAGTTATGATTTGAGGATGCAAAGGGCGAAAGGTTCTAGTCAAATGTAATGATGTCAAAGTTTAAGAACAGTCACCTTCTCCATGGCTTCAATATATTGCTCTACATGTTTACCAACTTTCTCACTTAAAGCCTTTGTCAAGGGATGTGACTCAGCAGTTGGAGAATCAGGAATAATGGAACCATATCCTTGACCTGCAGTCAGCAAGTATTAGTTAAATTCACTGGCACAGAGCCAACTATGTGAAGCAGTAAAAAGCCAGTTGTTGCTAAATAACTATCCATTTCCCAAAACAaatgaaaagggaaaaaagagTTGTAATAGAAGCACAAAGTTTATTGACTAATTCTCAACCATACAGACTATTCCAAAAGTAACATCTAGCTATTTCACCACCAACAATATGAAAAACAAAGTTTGATAGGTAATTTCTTAATATTAGGACTTAGAGGATATATCTTACCTATCGCTTGATCAATCATCACTTGAACTAAGGCTTAAGCAGAAATATAAAGACAATTCCTGTCAATTATGAACTAATAGTCCAGATACTATCACAGACAGCATGATTCTTTCCCCTCCAACTTGAATATAACAACAAATTTTGAACTCCCACAGCAAGAACAATATCCAAATTCTTAAAAACAAAAGGATCCCAGTCAATCAGATGACTAACCAGGAGGTTTTGCAATAAAGCTCAACACTCGATTGATGAAGTTGCCCAAATTACTAAGCAACTCATTATTCAGTTTTGCTTGCAAGTCGTCCCATGTAAACAAGGTGTCAGAAACCTAGTTTCCAAAACAACaagataataattataaaaaaagaaaaaacagtaTGTAGAATGCAAGATCAAAGAAAGTCATAAATGATGTTAACTGAAGAGGGCTACCTCAGGTCTATTGGTTAACAAGTAATATCTCCACACTTCTACAGGTATTTTTGTATCCTTTACATCATTGCCAAAAACTCCTATGCCTTTACTCTTGGAGAACTTCCCTATAAAAACCAAACAACTAAAAAACTGAGTACATCAGGCTGTTAAGATGGATAATTCATGATTTCACTTGTCTAGCATGCACTAATCTTAAATCAATTCATTTCCCCACTGCATGTGGATCGAACCAATCAAATGGCTGCTTACCAGCTTCGTAATTTAAATACTCTGTAACACTGATGCTTTTCATCAATGTCCAGTTTTCACTGGTCCCAAGAAGAGTTGATGGAAACATCACCTGAAATAGAAATATACTACGCTTAAAACTTATGCAGAAACAactccataattttattttatttttaaaaaagaacaacaacaaaaatgCGTTTCTTTCAGTACTTTCTATGGGAAGATGACACTACCATAGCGTAGTGAATGGAAAACAAAGCAGGAtataattgattgaaatgaaaaGCAGGAAAGAAAATATTAGATAAATGGACTAAACAATTCCACATCATGATACGATAAGATTTAAGTCCTCCAAGAATGATTCACCAACAGATCTCCACAACTGTCACAGAAAAATTACACAAATACCATCCATATCCAAAATGGTTTGATGCTCCGGCATTGCAGTTCAATTCAAGACCTTCAGCAACTTTACCGTATGTCAAATATGTGGAGCAAGTCATCTAAGTATTAAAGGAGAAAAGATCCTCATTTATCAGCTACAGCAAGGATGGAACACAAAACTACAGCTAAATGCATGACCATAGCACCCTATCAGTCAAGGCAATTTTGAACATGATACTTACAGTATGAAATGGTACATTGTCTTTTCCCATGAACTGAAACAGCTCCACATTTTCAGGATTTTTCCACCATTTTTCCCAATCAGATGTGTAGCATTTAGTAATTGAGACATATCCAATAGGTGCATCAAACCAGACATAGAAAACCTATCACCACAAGGTTTGAAAGTAGACTGAATAAATAAGCTCAAATTATTTTCAATTACAAAATGGACTAAACTGCCATCATATATATTGAAACTTTATCTTACCTTGTCCTTAAAATTCTCGTGTGGAACAGGAACCCCCCACTTCAAGTCTCTGGTAATACACCGAGCTTTAAGTCCTTCTGTGAGCCAAGCTTGTGTTGTATTAATAGCATTTTGGCTCCAAGAACCATCAACTGACATTTTGTTGATGTACTCAACTAATTTATCCTTTAGCAAAGGAAGCTCAAGAAATAAGTGCCTTGTGTCACGAATACGTGGAGTATTTTGGCAGGCCTGTAATCAAAGTTCAACTATCCTTATAAATTGCAATACTTCCATTAATTCCCAATTTCCTTATCAAAACTTCCTCATtgttaaaaaaagaaacaatataGTAGCACTTCAAACTTGATATTACATTCACTGGCCtcataaaaaaacaattaacTTCAGCAATAGGCGATATGCACATCTCCAGACACGGTATCTCTTCCATAATTAGAAAACCATCACTCATTATAATGAAGTGCAGGAAAAGAATTACCACAACCACGATTATTGATAAAGAAATAAAGGTCAATCTAGTTACTGATCTAATTGTACCTTGCACCTAGGTTCTTTTAGTTCAGTAGGATTCAAGAGCTTCCCGCACTTTTCACATTGATCTCCACGAGCAGAATTGTAGTTACACCCTCCATCTGGACAGGTTCCTTCCACAAGCCGATCAGCCAGGAATCGTTGGCATGTATCACAAAAAAGCTAGATGCCAAGAGGAATTCAAGTCATAAGAAAAAATACAAACTAAAGCAGAATATTTAGCACAGTAAATGAGTTTTGGATCAAAttgttgaaactttttttttcctttatgctCTGCAACAACTgtgcaaaaaaaatattataaaaagacacaaaattttacttttacatGAAGCAAATATGTGAATTAGTtaacattttctttcaaatcaatTACGATTTGCCTTCAACATTAACTTACGAGTTATACAATCCAACTTAAGAACAAAGatcaattaaacaaataaagTCATTCACGAAATATAGCCTACATACCTGTTGCATTGGTTTCTCCGTAAGCCAATTGTTCTCCCATAGCTTCTTGAAAATTGCTTGGCAAACTTCAGTTTGTTCCGGACTCGATGTTCTTCCAAACTTATCGAAACTTATATCAAACCAATCATAAACTTCCTTATGAAGTGCATGATacctaaaaaatcaaataaattcagAAGCTTGAAACAAATTTTCAGCAGAAACTcacaacaatattttttttaaattacttgtCACAAATCTCTTGAGGAGTACAATTCTCTTCCACGGCTTTAGTCTCCGTCGTCGTTCCGTACTCATCGGTTCCACAAATATATATAGCATTATAGCCTCGCAACCGGCAATAGCGAGCAAAAACGTCGGCGCTTAAGACACCTTTaccaaaccaaaaaaaaacatcaaaatcatcacAAAATgcggaaaaaagaagaagaaaagattagTTAAGCTCTAGAATTAGAGACGCGATAACACACATCCGATGATGTTGCCGAGATGAGGGACGTTGTTGACGTAAGGCAAGGCGCTGGTGATGAGGACGTTGCGTTTCCCAGCGACTGGAAGCTTCGGAGCCATCTGATTTGGGTCTCCCATTAGCTCTGATTGGTCTTCTAATACCGGCGGCGGCGCACTTTGAATAAAAGTCGCGAGCTTTTATCAGCTTCGCGTTTGGCGACTGGAAATGTTACAGAGAGGAAGGAATTGGAGCAAACGAGGGTTTAATTGTGGGATGACGGGAAATTACAATCAGTGGGCATCATTGTACACGTGTACGTATTTTATTGGATACCTAggaaatcttttttattttacttttttaggTAATTTAATTCGGGTTTCAGTTTAGGATTTAGACCGGTGAAATTCGAAcccataaattttgaattgatttattcgaAGAGTATGAGCTTTTACTGAAAATTGGATGAGGGGTGAAATTTTTGTTTtggattattggaacccacccattgtttgaaaagtcaaaaagggtggacaccgaaagtagaaagtaaaattggttggcaagttgggttaaaagttggcatgagataattgcaattttggtccctaattgtatagggacattgcaagttgatccttgaacctcaactataaataggcctaaccatttcttactttcttcatcccacacttgccattctctacttaaggcaattgttctctctccctatttgtaaactttcacttgtatttttggagtgaaatatatttggtagtgcccgaggacgtaggcaaaatttgctgaacctcgttaaaattctagtgttctttattttttgttctgcatattttgcaagtgtcattgtagtgatttattgtgctattaaattacgatagagggatattctggctaggaaagatctggtatgtaagcgatcctcgtgatccacc from the Gossypium hirsutum isolate 1008001.06 chromosome D09, Gossypium_hirsutum_v2.1, whole genome shotgun sequence genome contains:
- the LOC107890497 gene encoding methionine--tRNA ligase, cytoplasmic, which codes for MGDPNQMAPKLPVAGKRNVLITSALPYVNNVPHLGNIIGCVLSADVFARYCRLRGYNAIYICGTDEYGTTTETKAVEENCTPQEICDKYHALHKEVYDWFDISFDKFGRTSSPEQTEVCQAIFKKLWENNWLTEKPMQQLFCDTCQRFLADRLVEGTCPDGGCNYNSARGDQCEKCGKLLNPTELKEPRCKACQNTPRIRDTRHLFLELPLLKDKLVEYINKMSVDGSWSQNAINTTQAWLTEGLKARCITRDLKWGVPVPHENFKDKVFYVWFDAPIGYVSITKCYTSDWEKWWKNPENVELFQFMGKDNVPFHTVMFPSTLLGTSENWTLMKSISVTEYLNYEAGKFSKSKGIGVFGNDVKDTKIPVEVWRYYLLTNRPEVSDTLFTWDDLQAKLNNELLSNLGNFINRVLSFIAKPPGQGYGSIIPDSPTAESHPLTKALSEKVGKHVEQYIEAMEKVKLKQGLRTAMSLSGEGNAYLQESQFWKLYKEDQPSCSIVMRTAVGLVHILACLLEPFIPSFSVEVFKQLNLPPQAQISLCDEKGDINRASRPWEIIPAGHKIGDPKPLFEELKTERVEELRQQYAGSQADRRARAEADAAKTAEQLKKTKISDSKKEKAKKSSANSKEKPTAEPEISITRLDIRVGKIIKAQKHPDADSLYVEEIDVGEAQPRTVVSGLVKYIPLEEMQDRMVCVLCNLKPATMRGIKSHAMVLAASNNDHTKVELVEPPKSAKVGERVTFPGFTGEPDDVLNPKKKVWETLQVDLHSDANLVACYKDIPLTTSAGICKVSSIANGSIR